From Thermostichus vulcanus str. 'Rupite', the proteins below share one genomic window:
- the dnaN gene encoding DNA polymerase III subunit beta: MSPSRFGKGSEEDPAHSIFLSLTCEQADLSHHLASVSRAVASRPALPVLANVLLEADADTQRVALTAFDLNLGIRSEFDAQVEHSARTTLPAKLFSDIVSRLPSGKITLSQPREDAPVTLTSAAGQYQVRGLSAEDYPTLPEVGAGDGGESAQALELHIENLLQGISQTLFAASADETKQVLTGVHVKLLAGDPPLLEFAATDGHRLATAQTELRELHSENSDGIPSEWAGQNPGGVGLDFTIPARTLRELERILSNQAAARASGTESFTVQLRFDRAQVQFRLDRHLLTSRLLDGQYPDYKRLIPSQFERQVTLERRPLMESLERVGVFAAQRNDIIKFQLSAATQTLQISTEAPDVGSGQEFLPIHMSGPDLELAFNVRYLLDALKVFHTQQVSLELNGATQPAIWKPIGAMRLCYLVMPVQLRAT; encoded by the coding sequence TTGTCTCCGAGCCGCTTTGGCAAAGGCTCAGAGGAGGATCCCGCCCATTCCATCTTCCTGAGCCTGACCTGTGAGCAAGCCGATCTTAGCCATCACCTCGCGTCGGTGAGTCGAGCCGTGGCCAGTCGCCCTGCCCTGCCTGTTTTGGCCAATGTGCTGCTGGAGGCGGACGCAGACACCCAGCGAGTCGCTCTGACGGCTTTTGACCTGAACTTGGGCATTCGCAGTGAGTTTGATGCGCAGGTGGAGCATTCGGCTCGAACCACTTTGCCCGCCAAGCTCTTCAGCGACATTGTCAGTCGCCTGCCCAGTGGCAAGATAACCCTGAGCCAGCCGCGAGAGGATGCTCCCGTGACCCTGACTTCGGCAGCTGGTCAGTACCAAGTGCGAGGACTATCGGCTGAGGACTACCCTACCCTGCCGGAAGTTGGTGCCGGTGATGGGGGTGAATCTGCACAAGCGTTGGAGCTGCACATTGAGAACCTGTTGCAAGGGATCAGTCAAACCCTCTTTGCCGCTTCTGCAGATGAAACCAAGCAGGTGTTGACGGGGGTGCATGTCAAGTTGCTGGCCGGGGATCCACCGTTGTTGGAGTTTGCTGCTACCGATGGGCATCGTTTGGCTACCGCGCAGACCGAGTTGAGAGAACTCCATTCCGAGAACAGTGACGGGATCCCAAGTGAATGGGCAGGGCAAAATCCAGGAGGGGTTGGGCTAGATTTCACGATTCCCGCTCGTACCCTGCGGGAGTTAGAGCGGATTCTCAGTAACCAAGCTGCTGCTCGCGCCAGCGGGACAGAGTCCTTTACGGTGCAGTTGCGGTTCGACCGGGCACAGGTACAATTCAGACTCGATCGCCATTTGCTCACCAGTCGCCTTTTGGATGGCCAATATCCCGACTACAAGCGCCTGATTCCCAGCCAGTTTGAGCGACAAGTGACCCTGGAGCGCCGCCCCTTGATGGAATCGTTGGAGCGGGTTGGAGTGTTCGCCGCCCAAAGAAACGACATTATCAAGTTCCAACTTTCCGCCGCAACCCAAACCCTACAGATCAGCACCGAAGCTCCCGATGTGGGAAGTGGTCAAGAATTTCTGCCGATACACATGTCTGGGCCGGATCTAGAGCTAGCTTTTAACGTGCGTTACTTACTCGATGCCCTGAAAGTATTCCACACCCAGCAGGTGAGTCTGGAGTTAAACGGTGCGACACAACCCGCTATCTGGAAGCCAATCGGTGCGATGCGCTTGTGCTACTTGGTCATGCCGGTGCAACTGCGGGCCACCTAG